A window of the Athene noctua chromosome 31, bAthNoc1.hap1.1, whole genome shotgun sequence genome harbors these coding sequences:
- the EPHX3 gene encoding epoxide hydrolase 3 isoform X2, giving the protein MLLSLCSLLLAPTRLLLALRRLVARLGVLVAAVAAAVAYGLWGVGVLLRRGPRETFRRRVRDRPPPGLADGTFGEHRYLYLKDSGLRLHYVTRGPPTAPLMLFLHGFPQNWFCWRHLLQEFVPKYRVVALDLRGYGASEKPPGQESYGLGTLLGDICQVIEALGTPPGHGEVTEATASSPKCVLVGHDWGGVLAWEVATSHPAMVEKLVVMAAPPRAVMAGFTACHPSQLLRSSYMFLFQLPWLPELLLSLADFELVKTLLRGPWTGTQDPARRLTEQEVDAYIYGLSQPGGLSPPIHYYRNLFRDTPIPREPPPPPTLVLWGTHDAFLDPRLVPCLHRCLRPSARLCLLPGASHWLPEDQPRPIAHLMRDFLGGGDQHP; this is encoded by the exons atGCTCCTGTCCCTCTGCTCGCTCCTGCTGGCCCCCACCCGCCTGCTCCTGGCCCTGCGGCGCCTGGTGGCccgcctgggggtgctggtggccgCGGTGGCCGCGGCGGTGGCCTACGGGCTGTGGGGGGTTGGGGTGCTGCTGCGCCGGGGACCCCGAGAAACCTTCAGGCGGCGGGTGAGGgaccggcccccccccggctTGGCCGACGGCACTTTTGGGGAGCACCGATACCTGTACCTCAAg GACTCGGGGCTGCGTCTCCACTACGTCACCCGGGGGCCCCCCACCGCCCCCTTGATGCTGTTTCTCCACGGTTTCCCCCAAAACTG gttCTGCTGGAGGCACCTGCTCCAGGAATTTGTCCCCAAGTACCGGGTGGTGGCCCTGGATCTTCGGGGTTACGGAGCTTCGGAGAAGCCACCGGGCCAGGAGAGCTACGGGCTGGGGACGCTCCTGGGGGACATCTGCCAGGTCATCGAGGccttggggacaccccccggCCACGGGGAGGTGACAGAAGCCACCGCGTCCTCCCCCAAGTGCGTCTTGGTGGGCCACGACTGGGGCGGGGTCCTCGCCTGGGAGGTGGCCACCAGCCACCCGGCCATGGTGGAGAAGTTGGTCGTCATGGCTGCGCCTCCCCGCGCCGTCATGGCAG GTTTCACCGCCTGCcacccctcccagctcctccgCTCCAGCTACATGTTCCTCTTccagctgccctggctgcccGAGCTCCTCCTCTCCTTGGCAGACTTCGAG CTGGTGAAGACCCTCCTGCGGGGGCCCTGGACGGGGACCCAGGACCCGGCGCGGCGGCTGACGGAGCAGGAGGTTGACGCCTACATCTACGGCCTGTCCCAgccgggggggctcagcccccccatCCACTACTACCGGAACCTCTTCCG GGACACCCCGatcccccgggagccccccccgccccccaccctcGTGCTCTGGGGCACCCACGACGCCTTCCTGGACCCCCGCCTGGTGccctgcctgcaccgctgcctgcgGCCCTCGGCCCGCCTCTGCCTGCTGCCCGGCGCCAGCCATTGGCTGCCCGAGGACCAGCCCCGCCCCATCGCCCACCTCATGAGGGACTTCCTGGGTGGGGGGGACCAGCACCCATAG
- the EPHX3 gene encoding epoxide hydrolase 3 isoform X1 yields the protein MGHHGDEATGSPGTLGTWPPEGGPPWGQVTMGLRPPGEGPPWGQTGGGHLELGHHGDTATMRLGHPGDTVPPPSGDTCVCVSPPTMLLSLCSLLLAPTRLLLALRRLVARLGVLVAAVAAAVAYGLWGVGVLLRRGPRETFRRRVRDRPPPGLADGTFGEHRYLYLKDSGLRLHYVTRGPPTAPLMLFLHGFPQNWFCWRHLLQEFVPKYRVVALDLRGYGASEKPPGQESYGLGTLLGDICQVIEALGTPPGHGEVTEATASSPKCVLVGHDWGGVLAWEVATSHPAMVEKLVVMAAPPRAVMAGFTACHPSQLLRSSYMFLFQLPWLPELLLSLADFELVKTLLRGPWTGTQDPARRLTEQEVDAYIYGLSQPGGLSPPIHYYRNLFRDTPIPREPPPPPTLVLWGTHDAFLDPRLVPCLHRCLRPSARLCLLPGASHWLPEDQPRPIAHLMRDFLGGGDQHP from the exons ATGGGCCACCATGGAGATGAGGCCACCGGGTCACCTGGCACCTTGGGGACATGGCCACCTGAGGGTGGGCCACCATGGGGACAGGTCACCATGGGCTTGAGGCCACCAGGGGAGGGACCACCGTGGGGACAGACGGGGGGGGGCCACCTGGAGTTGGGCCACCATGGGGACACGGCCACCATGAGGCTGGGCCACCCCGGTGACACAGTGCCCCCCCCCTCAGgtgacacgtgtgtgtgtgtgtccccccccaccatGCTCCTGTCCCTCTGCTCGCTCCTGCTGGCCCCCACCCGCCTGCTCCTGGCCCTGCGGCGCCTGGTGGCccgcctgggggtgctggtggccgCGGTGGCCGCGGCGGTGGCCTACGGGCTGTGGGGGGTTGGGGTGCTGCTGCGCCGGGGACCCCGAGAAACCTTCAGGCGGCGGGTGAGGgaccggcccccccccggctTGGCCGACGGCACTTTTGGGGAGCACCGATACCTGTACCTCAAg GACTCGGGGCTGCGTCTCCACTACGTCACCCGGGGGCCCCCCACCGCCCCCTTGATGCTGTTTCTCCACGGTTTCCCCCAAAACTG gttCTGCTGGAGGCACCTGCTCCAGGAATTTGTCCCCAAGTACCGGGTGGTGGCCCTGGATCTTCGGGGTTACGGAGCTTCGGAGAAGCCACCGGGCCAGGAGAGCTACGGGCTGGGGACGCTCCTGGGGGACATCTGCCAGGTCATCGAGGccttggggacaccccccggCCACGGGGAGGTGACAGAAGCCACCGCGTCCTCCCCCAAGTGCGTCTTGGTGGGCCACGACTGGGGCGGGGTCCTCGCCTGGGAGGTGGCCACCAGCCACCCGGCCATGGTGGAGAAGTTGGTCGTCATGGCTGCGCCTCCCCGCGCCGTCATGGCAG GTTTCACCGCCTGCcacccctcccagctcctccgCTCCAGCTACATGTTCCTCTTccagctgccctggctgcccGAGCTCCTCCTCTCCTTGGCAGACTTCGAG CTGGTGAAGACCCTCCTGCGGGGGCCCTGGACGGGGACCCAGGACCCGGCGCGGCGGCTGACGGAGCAGGAGGTTGACGCCTACATCTACGGCCTGTCCCAgccgggggggctcagcccccccatCCACTACTACCGGAACCTCTTCCG GGACACCCCGatcccccgggagccccccccgccccccaccctcGTGCTCTGGGGCACCCACGACGCCTTCCTGGACCCCCGCCTGGTGccctgcctgcaccgctgcctgcgGCCCTCGGCCCGCCTCTGCCTGCTGCCCGGCGCCAGCCATTGGCTGCCCGAGGACCAGCCCCGCCCCATCGCCCACCTCATGAGGGACTTCCTGGGTGGGGGGGACCAGCACCCATAG
- the EPHX3 gene encoding epoxide hydrolase 3 isoform X3, protein MGHHGDEATGSPGTLGTWPPEGGPPWGQVTMGLRPPGEGPPWGQTGGGHLELGHHGDTATMRLGHPGDTVPPPSGDTCVCVSPPTMLLSLCSLLLAPTRLLLALRRLVARLGVLVAAVAAAVAYGLWGVGVLLRRGPRETFRRRVRDRPPPGLADGTFGEHRYLYLKVLLEAPAPGICPQVPGGGPGSSGLRSFGEATGPGELRAGDAPGGHLPGHRGLGDTPRPRGGDRSHRVLPQLPWLPELLLSLADFELVKTLLRGPWTGTQDPARRLTEQEVDAYIYGLSQPGGLSPPIHYYRNLFRDTPIPREPPPPPTLVLWGTHDAFLDPRLVPCLHRCLRPSARLCLLPGASHWLPEDQPRPIAHLMRDFLGGGDQHP, encoded by the exons ATGGGCCACCATGGAGATGAGGCCACCGGGTCACCTGGCACCTTGGGGACATGGCCACCTGAGGGTGGGCCACCATGGGGACAGGTCACCATGGGCTTGAGGCCACCAGGGGAGGGACCACCGTGGGGACAGACGGGGGGGGGCCACCTGGAGTTGGGCCACCATGGGGACACGGCCACCATGAGGCTGGGCCACCCCGGTGACACAGTGCCCCCCCCCTCAGgtgacacgtgtgtgtgtgtgtccccccccaccatGCTCCTGTCCCTCTGCTCGCTCCTGCTGGCCCCCACCCGCCTGCTCCTGGCCCTGCGGCGCCTGGTGGCccgcctgggggtgctggtggccgCGGTGGCCGCGGCGGTGGCCTACGGGCTGTGGGGGGTTGGGGTGCTGCTGCGCCGGGGACCCCGAGAAACCTTCAGGCGGCGGGTGAGGgaccggcccccccccggctTGGCCGACGGCACTTTTGGGGAGCACCGATACCTGTACCTCAAg gttCTGCTGGAGGCACCTGCTCCAGGAATTTGTCCCCAAGTACCGGGTGGTGGCCCTGGATCTTCGGGGTTACGGAGCTTCGGAGAAGCCACCGGGCCAGGAGAGCTACGGGCTGGGGACGCTCCTGGGGGACATCTGCCAGGTCATCGAGGccttggggacaccccccggCCACGGGGAGGTGACAGAAGCCACCGCGTCCTCCCCCAA ctgccctggctgcccGAGCTCCTCCTCTCCTTGGCAGACTTCGAG CTGGTGAAGACCCTCCTGCGGGGGCCCTGGACGGGGACCCAGGACCCGGCGCGGCGGCTGACGGAGCAGGAGGTTGACGCCTACATCTACGGCCTGTCCCAgccgggggggctcagcccccccatCCACTACTACCGGAACCTCTTCCG GGACACCCCGatcccccgggagccccccccgccccccaccctcGTGCTCTGGGGCACCCACGACGCCTTCCTGGACCCCCGCCTGGTGccctgcctgcaccgctgcctgcgGCCCTCGGCCCGCCTCTGCCTGCTGCCCGGCGCCAGCCATTGGCTGCCCGAGGACCAGCCCCGCCCCATCGCCCACCTCATGAGGGACTTCCTGGGTGGGGGGGACCAGCACCCATAG